A DNA window from Niabella yanshanensis contains the following coding sequences:
- a CDS encoding response regulator transcription factor, which translates to MKKKEILIVEDNNDIRELIGFILTEDSYELKMCATAGALNTEMSKHLPNVIVLDIMLPDGNGIDLCRHIKSDPSTSHVPVVLMSAHENEWQKDSGADSFIAKPFNIGDFKTVVESYL; encoded by the coding sequence ATGAAAAAGAAGGAAATTTTAATTGTAGAAGATAACAACGATATCCGGGAGTTGATTGGTTTTATCTTAACTGAAGACTCTTATGAGTTAAAAATGTGCGCTACTGCCGGTGCGCTCAATACCGAAATGAGTAAGCACCTACCTAATGTTATTGTGCTGGATATTATGTTGCCCGATGGCAATGGGATCGATTTGTGCAGGCATATAAAAAGTGATCCGTCTACCAGCCATGTGCCTGTTGTGTTGATGTCGGCGCATGAGAATGAATGGCAGAAAGACTCTGGTGCGGATTCCTTTATAGCCAAACCCTTTAATATTGGCGATTTTAAAACGGTTGTTGAAAGCTACCTGTAG
- the hisIE gene encoding bifunctional phosphoribosyl-AMP cyclohydrolase/phosphoribosyl-ATP diphosphatase HisIE, with product MAPDFSKYTDGLMPVIIQDVLTLEVLMLGFMNEEAFAKTQAEGKVTFFSRSKQRLWTKGETSNNFLLVKEILVDCDNDTVLIKAEPQGPTCHTGDISCFGEANDQFSLQQLEKVIIDRKNNPSEKSYTASLFAKGINKIAQKVGEEAVEIVIESKDDNKELFLGEAADLMFHYLVLLQAKGFSLADVLQVLETRHKK from the coding sequence ATGGCTCCTGATTTTTCAAAATATACCGACGGCCTGATGCCGGTAATTATACAAGATGTACTTACGCTGGAAGTGCTGATGCTGGGCTTTATGAATGAAGAAGCTTTTGCAAAAACACAGGCGGAGGGGAAAGTTACTTTCTTTAGTCGCAGTAAACAACGTTTATGGACCAAAGGCGAAACATCCAATAACTTTCTCCTGGTCAAAGAAATTTTGGTGGATTGTGATAACGATACCGTTCTCATAAAAGCAGAACCCCAGGGGCCTACCTGCCACACGGGCGATATCAGCTGCTTTGGAGAAGCTAATGATCAATTCTCTTTGCAGCAACTGGAAAAAGTGATTATTGACCGGAAGAACAACCCTTCCGAAAAGTCCTATACGGCATCGTTATTCGCAAAAGGCATTAACAAAATAGCTCAGAAAGTAGGTGAAGAGGCTGTTGAAATTGTTATCGAAAGTAAAGACGACAACAAAGAGTTATTTCTGGGAGAGGCAGCCGACCTGATGTTTCATTACCTGGTATTATTACAAGCCAAAGGTTTCTCTTTGGCCGATGTGTTACAGGTGTTAGAAACCAGGCATAAAAAATAA
- a CDS encoding alpha/beta fold hydrolase has product MRFFVAALWLLLYGSVNAQVIYSKDYGNPQNPAVIFIHGGPGGNSNLFEGTTAQALADRGFYVVVYDRRGEGRSKDEAATMTFEESFRDLLDIYDQYHLKKAVILAHSFGGIIATLFVQQFPEKVNAFILAGALFAQQETYDHILKCASEHFKNDKTRIAEVLAISRLGKNTADYRKRCYEIAGKMNFFNMPVPTKESKDLREAFEKTVFYTTSVRNQESPVKFYKNEIANNLDNQPVLKSIRKKGIPVYAVYGQDDGIFSAAQLSKLKDIVGENYFQLIENCSHYLFADQREAFIQFVAQKPGN; this is encoded by the coding sequence ATGAGATTTTTCGTTGCAGCTTTATGGTTGCTGCTTTATGGATCTGTAAATGCGCAGGTTATCTATTCAAAAGACTATGGTAACCCGCAAAATCCTGCTGTTATTTTTATACACGGCGGACCTGGTGGTAACTCCAATCTTTTTGAAGGTACTACAGCACAGGCCCTGGCCGACCGTGGATTTTATGTAGTCGTATACGACAGGCGCGGGGAGGGGCGCTCAAAGGACGAAGCCGCTACCATGACCTTTGAAGAAAGCTTCCGCGATTTGTTAGATATATATGATCAATATCACTTAAAGAAAGCGGTAATTCTTGCTCACAGTTTTGGTGGAATCATTGCAACGCTTTTTGTACAGCAGTTCCCCGAAAAAGTCAATGCTTTTATTTTAGCAGGTGCTTTATTTGCACAACAGGAAACTTATGATCATATTCTAAAGTGTGCAAGCGAGCATTTTAAAAATGACAAGACCAGGATAGCCGAAGTATTGGCTATATCACGATTAGGCAAGAATACTGCTGATTACCGGAAGCGATGTTATGAAATAGCCGGTAAAATGAATTTTTTCAATATGCCCGTTCCAACAAAGGAAAGTAAAGACCTTAGAGAAGCGTTTGAAAAAACGGTATTCTATACAACCAGTGTAAGAAACCAAGAGTCGCCTGTAAAATTTTATAAAAATGAAATAGCCAATAACCTGGATAATCAGCCGGTATTGAAAAGCATACGTAAAAAAGGCATCCCTGTTTACGCAGTATATGGACAGGATGATGGCATATTCTCAGCTGCTCAACTTTCAAAGTTGAAAGATATAGTTGGTGAAAATTATTTTCAACTGATTGAGAATTGCTCCCATTATTTGTTTGCCGATCAACGCGAGGCTTTTATACAATTTGTAGCGCAAAAGCCGGGTAACTAA
- a CDS encoding C1 family peptidase, producing the protein MTKKFLLTISLSMAVGGLLHAQDDLIKKISDNKTQGKAGYTFKRTIDLATTPIENQGSSGTCWSYSTNSFLESEMIKAGRTPVPLAKIYTARCSYIDKADNL; encoded by the coding sequence ATGACAAAAAAGTTTTTATTAACGATCTCGCTGTCTATGGCAGTAGGAGGTTTGCTGCATGCGCAGGACGATCTTATTAAAAAGATAAGCGACAATAAGACGCAGGGGAAAGCTGGCTATACTTTTAAAAGAACGATTGACCTGGCAACTACGCCGATTGAGAACCAGGGTTCATCCGGAACCTGTTGGAGTTATTCTACCAATTCCTTTTTAGAATCGGAGATGATTAAAGCCGGCAGAACACCAGTGCCGCTTGCAAAGATCTACACGGCAAGATGCTCTTATATAGATAAGGCAGATAATTTGTAA
- a CDS encoding Gfo/Idh/MocA family protein, with product MENHSRRSFLYSLSMLAAGTALTSPLYGFSTTKKLKLVLVGTGVRGISFWGKRLIEQYPDKLEFVGLCDINPGRVAYAKKFMGASCPTFTDFDKMIKEQKPDLIIVTTKDAVHHEYIIKGLKYGCDVLTEKPLTIDEDKCQQILAAERVSNKKLIVGFNYRWGPYVTKIKELLAEGAIGEVTSVDFNWYLNTHHGASYFRRWHGLMNGGGSLWVHKATHHFDLLNWWLDSDPEEVFAYGALEHYGKNGPFRARNCRTCDHKKDCKYYWDITKSDHDMRLYVDNEKYDGYLRDACLFRNEIDIYDKMSAQIRYANKAVVNYSLTTYSPFEGWRLAFNGQKGRIEAWTDIPFFKNENLSQAELHAAEMNQNLKGDTAVEPVILFKNWENFKTINVTSERGGHGGGDKRLHDKIFVNPNAADPLKHSAGVRDGVMSVLIGVAARKSIQTGQPIKIANLTDLKPSANRV from the coding sequence ATGGAAAATCATTCCCGAAGGTCATTCCTTTATTCATTAAGTATGCTGGCTGCGGGCACAGCATTAACCAGTCCGCTGTACGGATTCAGCACGACTAAAAAACTAAAACTGGTATTGGTAGGAACCGGTGTGAGAGGTATCTCTTTCTGGGGTAAACGATTGATCGAACAATATCCCGATAAACTGGAATTCGTAGGCCTTTGTGATATCAATCCCGGCAGGGTAGCGTATGCCAAAAAGTTTATGGGTGCATCCTGTCCCACATTCACCGACTTTGATAAAATGATCAAAGAGCAGAAGCCTGACCTGATTATTGTAACAACAAAAGACGCCGTGCATCACGAGTATATCATCAAAGGATTAAAATATGGCTGTGATGTACTAACCGAGAAACCGTTAACTATTGATGAAGATAAATGTCAGCAGATTCTGGCTGCAGAGCGTGTATCCAATAAGAAGCTAATTGTTGGATTTAATTATCGCTGGGGACCTTATGTTACGAAAATAAAAGAACTGTTGGCTGAGGGCGCCATTGGTGAAGTAACATCAGTTGATTTCAACTGGTATCTCAACACCCACCATGGTGCTTCTTATTTCAGAAGATGGCATGGCCTGATGAATGGCGGAGGCTCTTTATGGGTACATAAAGCCACGCATCACTTTGACTTGCTCAACTGGTGGCTGGATTCTGACCCCGAAGAAGTATTTGCGTACGGAGCGTTGGAGCACTATGGTAAAAACGGGCCTTTCCGTGCCAGGAATTGTCGTACCTGTGATCATAAAAAAGATTGTAAATATTACTGGGATATCACGAAGAGTGATCACGATATGCGGCTTTATGTTGACAATGAAAAATATGACGGTTATCTCAGGGACGCCTGTCTGTTTCGTAACGAGATCGATATTTATGATAAGATGTCGGCGCAGATCAGGTATGCCAATAAAGCGGTGGTGAACTATTCTCTGACTACTTATTCACCCTTCGAGGGATGGCGACTGGCATTTAACGGTCAGAAGGGGCGCATCGAAGCGTGGACTGATATACCGTTTTTCAAAAATGAGAACCTGAGCCAGGCAGAATTACATGCGGCCGAGATGAACCAGAATCTTAAAGGAGATACAGCTGTGGAACCTGTTATTTTGTTTAAGAACTGGGAGAACTTTAAGACGATTAACGTGACCAGCGAACGAGGCGGACATGGCGGGGGTGACAAGAGGTTACATGATAAGATCTTTGTTAATCCCAATGCCGCCGATCCTTTAAAACATTCGGCCGGAGTAAGAGATGGTGTGATGTCGGTATTAATAGGAGTGGCAGCCAGGAAAAGTATACAAACAGGCCAGCCGATCAAAATTGCAAATCTTACAGATCTGAAACCCTCGGCTAACAGGGTATAG
- a CDS encoding TetR/AcrR family transcriptional regulator, producing the protein MKRKIVEGPIRSKEKSKQKLLNAVGKLLKTKGYTALKVNDIAVTAGLDKKLIYNYFGGTDQLIDEYIRSHDFWSNVVAEPAEISDGGEALTKHMLISQFDYMFQNKEFQRIILWRLSESRRSLKKLTDKQEENGERLFEAIVDPHFGKNAARYRAITALLVSGLYYLNMYQAVNGSIFCGLDMKSEEGRNEVKEAVNFVIEQAYRNL; encoded by the coding sequence ATGAAAAGAAAAATTGTAGAGGGTCCTATAAGAAGTAAAGAAAAAAGCAAACAGAAGCTGCTGAACGCCGTGGGGAAACTGCTAAAAACAAAAGGATATACTGCTTTGAAAGTAAATGACATAGCGGTTACCGCCGGCCTGGATAAGAAACTGATCTATAATTATTTTGGAGGTACGGATCAATTGATTGACGAGTATATCCGTTCTCATGATTTCTGGAGTAATGTAGTTGCAGAACCGGCGGAAATAAGCGATGGCGGAGAAGCGCTCACCAAACATATGCTTATATCACAATTTGACTATATGTTTCAGAACAAGGAGTTTCAAAGAATTATTTTATGGCGCCTTTCTGAAAGCAGAAGATCACTAAAAAAATTAACCGACAAGCAGGAAGAAAACGGAGAACGGTTGTTCGAGGCCATTGTAGACCCCCATTTTGGCAAAAATGCAGCCCGTTACCGTGCTATTACTGCGTTATTAGTTTCAGGCCTCTATTATCTCAATATGTACCAGGCTGTAAATGGCAGCATATTTTGCGGCCTGGATATGAAAAGTGAAGAAGGAAGAAATGAAGTGAAGGAGGCTGTTAACTTTGTTATCGAACAGGCCTATCGGAATTTATGA
- a CDS encoding winged helix-turn-helix transcriptional regulator: MTIQMAMEEKETCPAQALLKMLSGKWKPEIFRLAMDRPLRFSSLLRDIPGSNKQSLAVALKDLEGMGILEKTTIKTKPLHIEYCLTERGRFFVPVLQQLEHLG; the protein is encoded by the coding sequence ATGACTATTCAAATGGCTATGGAAGAGAAAGAAACCTGTCCGGCACAGGCCCTGCTTAAAATGCTTTCGGGCAAATGGAAACCCGAAATATTTCGCCTTGCGATGGATCGCCCCCTTCGCTTCAGCAGCCTGCTTCGTGATATACCCGGCTCTAATAAGCAAAGTCTTGCTGTTGCGCTCAAAGATCTTGAAGGGATGGGGATATTGGAAAAAACCACTATCAAAACAAAGCCATTACATATTGAATATTGCCTCACCGAGCGAGGCCGTTTCTTTGTTCCGGTGTTGCAGCAATTAGAACACTTAGGTTAA
- a CDS encoding YidH family protein: protein MTVETNKSQAFLESVKNLAIALVGTGIAGKGITYFTPHFSYDVPRILLPVYEVFGPAGLAVGMVVLGVLLAACSFFRWVGSKRKPLQWILIVGIPALLIVAAVYATSAEKKQEPSKANSRQELAISANIEAAASGTVIFPSSFSWESKQQYDQLIKNLDAAIQEKDPSKSWVTYNKLNIFIAGLKPDQSDPEQLQFIIA from the coding sequence ATGACTGTAGAAACTAATAAGAGCCAGGCTTTCCTGGAAAGCGTTAAAAACCTTGCGATCGCGTTAGTGGGCACCGGTATAGCCGGAAAAGGGATTACCTATTTTACGCCACATTTCAGCTATGATGTACCCCGTATTTTGTTGCCCGTTTATGAAGTATTTGGCCCTGCCGGCCTTGCCGTTGGTATGGTAGTTTTAGGTGTGCTACTGGCTGCCTGCAGCTTCTTCAGGTGGGTAGGCAGCAAGCGTAAGCCGCTACAATGGATTTTAATAGTAGGGATACCGGCACTTTTAATAGTTGCGGCTGTATATGCAACGAGTGCTGAAAAAAAACAGGAACCGTCTAAGGCGAACTCCCGGCAGGAGCTGGCGATATCAGCAAATATTGAAGCAGCAGCATCGGGTACTGTGATTTTCCCCTCGTCTTTTAGTTGGGAGTCTAAACAACAGTATGATCAGTTAATCAAAAACCTGGACGCAGCGATACAGGAGAAAGATCCTTCTAAAAGCTGGGTAACTTACAATAAGCTGAATATATTTATAGCAGGTTTAAAGCCCGATCAGAGCGATCCGGAACAATTGCAGTTTATCATTGCTTAA
- a CDS encoding ABC-F family ATP-binding cassette domain-containing protein, giving the protein MISVKDLKLAYGKRVLFEEVNVNFTKGNCYGVIGANGAGKSTFLKILSGEIEPNKGTITITPGERMAVLKQNQFEFDEQTVLNTVLMGHKKMWDTVQKRDAIYANPDATEDDYMKASELEAEYGEMGGYESESDAASFLNGLGVTDEMHQMLMKDIPSNMKVRVLLAQSLFGNPDILLLDEPTNGLDIETIGWLENFLADYENIVLVVSHDRHFLDAVCTHVADVDRQKIKVFTGNYSFWYESSQLMARQVADKNKKMEEKRKDLIDFIARFSANASKSKQATSRKKALEKLNFEEIEPSYRKYPGIIFQPLREVGNQILNVEKLKAATEDRVLFNDVTFSVNKGDKIALISKDPLAVTQFFEIVNSEAKADSGSYEWGTTVTSAYLPIENSKFFTEGLSLMDWLRQYVPPHVTDVDEPFLRGFLGKMLFSGEDVMKKTNVLSGGEKVRCMLSKMMLQNPNVIVLDQPTNHLDLESIQSFNEQCTAYSGVVLLTSHDHTFMQTVANRIIELTPKGIIDRLMTFDEYLADDRVKALREEMYK; this is encoded by the coding sequence ATGATAAGTGTAAAAGATTTGAAACTCGCTTACGGTAAGCGTGTGTTGTTTGAAGAGGTTAACGTAAACTTTACCAAGGGGAATTGTTACGGTGTAATTGGTGCTAACGGAGCTGGAAAATCTACTTTTTTAAAGATATTAAGCGGTGAAATAGAACCCAATAAGGGTACTATTACCATAACGCCCGGCGAGCGTATGGCGGTATTGAAGCAAAACCAGTTTGAATTTGACGAGCAAACAGTTTTGAATACGGTATTAATGGGGCATAAGAAAATGTGGGATACTGTTCAAAAAAGGGATGCTATTTATGCGAATCCGGATGCTACAGAAGATGATTACATGAAAGCTTCGGAACTGGAAGCTGAGTATGGTGAGATGGGCGGTTATGAAAGTGAGAGTGATGCGGCTTCATTTTTAAATGGCCTGGGCGTAACTGATGAAATGCACCAGATGCTAATGAAGGATATTCCTTCTAATATGAAGGTTAGGGTGCTTTTGGCGCAGTCTTTATTTGGTAATCCTGATATTCTTTTATTGGATGAGCCTACCAACGGTCTTGATATTGAAACCATTGGTTGGTTAGAGAATTTCCTGGCGGATTATGAGAACATCGTATTGGTAGTGAGCCACGACCGTCACTTCCTGGATGCGGTATGTACACACGTAGCCGATGTAGACAGGCAGAAGATCAAAGTATTTACAGGCAACTATTCTTTCTGGTATGAAAGCTCGCAATTAATGGCGCGCCAGGTGGCAGATAAGAATAAGAAAATGGAAGAAAAGCGTAAAGACCTTATTGACTTTATTGCCCGATTCAGCGCCAACGCTTCAAAAAGCAAGCAGGCCACCAGCCGTAAAAAGGCTTTGGAGAAGCTGAATTTTGAAGAGATCGAGCCTAGCTATAGAAAATATCCGGGTATTATCTTCCAGCCTCTTCGTGAAGTAGGAAACCAGATCTTAAATGTAGAAAAGCTGAAAGCGGCTACAGAAGATCGTGTATTATTTAATGATGTAACATTTAGTGTTAACAAAGGAGATAAGATCGCGTTGATTTCAAAGGATCCTCTTGCTGTAACACAATTCTTCGAAATCGTAAATAGTGAAGCGAAAGCTGATTCGGGTTCCTACGAGTGGGGAACAACAGTAACTTCAGCTTACCTGCCGATCGAAAATAGTAAGTTCTTTACAGAAGGCTTAAGCCTGATGGATTGGTTGCGTCAGTATGTACCACCGCATGTAACAGATGTGGATGAGCCATTCTTACGTGGCTTTTTAGGTAAAATGCTGTTCAGCGGTGAAGATGTAATGAAGAAAACAAATGTATTGAGTGGAGGGGAGAAAGTAAGATGTATGCTTAGCAAAATGATGCTGCAAAACCCGAATGTGATTGTATTAGATCAACCTACCAACCACCTCGACCTGGAAAGTATCCAGAGCTTCAACGAACAATGTACGGCTTATAGTGGTGTGGTATTGTTAACCAGCCATGACCATACTTTTATGCAAACCGTAGCCAACAGGATCATCGAGTTAACACCTAAAGGCATTATCGACCGGTTAATGACCTTTGATGAATACCTGGCTGATGACCGGGTAAAAGCATTAAGAGAAGAAATGTACAAATAG
- a CDS encoding C1 family peptidase: MNGAVSWGDGGEPHDVVNMYAKYGILPYDNYTGLVNGATKNNFNAMQTGLKAMLDSIVKNPTGTVDLTWKARFKDSLDKYLGAVPQQFEYKGKQYTPVSFAKEVVGLNPDDYIEFISQNNTPYWQKAMMMVPDNWAFQWDWNIPAQEFTNIIDNALKLGYTVAWGTDVSEPFFSWPNGVAFVPQNPENYKGGLTDEQKKELFNGPKPEPEITAELRQKGLENLRTTDDHGMHIVGMAKDQHGKDYYLVKNSWGESNDFKGFLYVTKAYVQYKTTGLMVNKKALPANIKQKIGI; this comes from the coding sequence ATGAACGGTGCGGTAAGCTGGGGTGATGGGGGCGAGCCGCATGATGTAGTGAATATGTATGCTAAATACGGTATCCTGCCTTATGATAATTACACGGGCCTGGTAAATGGCGCCACCAAAAATAATTTCAACGCCATGCAAACCGGTTTGAAGGCTATGCTCGATTCGATTGTAAAGAATCCTACAGGCACTGTGGATCTGACCTGGAAAGCTCGATTTAAAGATTCATTGGATAAGTATCTGGGGGCAGTACCTCAGCAATTCGAGTATAAGGGTAAGCAGTATACGCCGGTAAGTTTTGCAAAAGAAGTAGTGGGTTTGAATCCTGATGATTATATTGAGTTTATTTCCCAGAACAATACTCCTTATTGGCAGAAAGCTATGATGATGGTGCCCGATAACTGGGCTTTTCAATGGGACTGGAATATTCCTGCTCAGGAATTCACGAATATTATCGACAATGCGTTGAAATTAGGTTATACGGTAGCATGGGGTACCGATGTATCAGAGCCGTTTTTCAGCTGGCCTAACGGGGTGGCTTTTGTTCCTCAAAATCCGGAAAATTATAAAGGTGGATTAACCGATGAGCAAAAGAAAGAATTATTTAACGGCCCTAAACCAGAACCTGAGATTACCGCCGAATTAAGGCAAAAAGGACTGGAAAACCTGAGAACGACTGACGATCATGGTATGCATATCGTTGGTATGGCTAAAGATCAGCATGGTAAAGACTACTATCTGGTTAAAAACTCCTGGGGTGAAAGTAATGACTTTAAAGGGTTTTTATATGTAACCAAGGCCTATGTACAATACAAGACGACAGGTTTAATGGTGAACAAAAAAGCGCTGCCTGCCAATATTAAGCAGAAGATCGGTATCTAA
- a CDS encoding ClpXP adapter SpxH family protein: MHQQNNPLLCDPETGICEIPGSAATSGTTGTVSTVEKPVKLTYFTDPICSSCWGIEPQLRKLKLEYGDSIEIDYRMGGLLPDWSYNSGGISKPSDVAHHWDEVSIYYGMPIDGDVWLEDPLPSSYPPSIAFKAAQMQDHAKAVAFLRVIREMVFLQKKNITPWENLGLAAQRVGLDTTQLKKDYEGNAQILFEEDLKLARQWGVRGFPTMFFTDATAQRQVVYGSKPYGAYQDAILQLSPGLTPRPYSKEWSALFGTYPSLTAKEFSELSQTARPVAEKLLEELTNAGELKKLATKNGSLWTLKER; encoded by the coding sequence ATGCATCAACAAAACAATCCGCTATTATGCGATCCGGAAACCGGCATCTGCGAAATACCTGGTAGCGCCGCCACTTCAGGCACAACTGGCACTGTTTCGACAGTCGAAAAGCCGGTTAAACTCACTTACTTTACCGACCCTATCTGCTCTTCCTGCTGGGGTATCGAGCCTCAATTGAGAAAACTGAAGCTCGAATATGGTGATAGTATTGAAATCGATTATCGCATGGGTGGTTTATTGCCCGACTGGAGTTACAATAGCGGAGGAATCAGTAAGCCTTCTGATGTGGCGCATCACTGGGATGAAGTAAGCATTTATTATGGCATGCCCATCGATGGTGACGTATGGCTGGAGGATCCTTTGCCATCTTCTTATCCGCCATCAATCGCTTTTAAAGCAGCTCAGATGCAGGATCATGCTAAAGCCGTAGCCTTCCTGCGGGTCATCAGGGAAATGGTCTTTTTGCAAAAGAAAAATATTACGCCCTGGGAAAACCTGGGTCTGGCAGCACAAAGAGTAGGATTGGATACCACCCAACTAAAAAAGGATTATGAGGGAAATGCTCAAATACTTTTCGAGGAAGACCTGAAGCTGGCCCGTCAATGGGGCGTGAGAGGATTTCCAACCATGTTCTTTACCGATGCTACGGCGCAAAGGCAGGTGGTATATGGTTCTAAACCTTATGGCGCCTACCAGGATGCCATCCTGCAGTTATCGCCAGGTCTGACTCCCAGGCCTTATAGTAAAGAATGGTCAGCATTGTTCGGTACCTATCCTTCCCTTACGGCAAAAGAGTTTTCCGAACTGTCTCAAACAGCCAGGCCTGTTGCTGAAAAACTGCTCGAAGAATTGACCAATGCAGGAGAGTTGAAGAAACTGGCTACGAAGAATGGTTCTTTGTGGACTCTGAAGGAGCGTTAA
- a CDS encoding PAS domain S-box protein: MNESMPLWVAEERQALLAAIVDYSEDAIISKTLDGTITSWNLAATVLFGYHESEAVGQHISLIIPADRLHEENFIISEISNGRRIQHFQTIRKAKSGQEIPLSLAISPIKNSQGIIIGASKIARDISRQKEAAEKQGMLAAIVNNSDDAIVSKTLDGIITSWNNAAARMFGYTETEAIGRHISLIIPHERLAEEDYIIGEIKKGHSVSHFETIRVTKNGDFIPISLTVSPILNESKTIIGASKIARDISEKVAAHKELEHLYQQVKTLSDRKDEFIAMTTHELKTPVTSLKGFLQLLQIHTGADGKGRLFVERSIRQVEKLAMLINDLVDFSKLQAGKLGMHFESFDIKVLVEDCLELYATNSSHPFRFNYSGSLEVQADRLRIEQVIDNLVSNAVKYSPQGGSIDITVEGKTDAVEVKIKDEGIGIDDAVKGKLFSQFFRAVDPGYSIPGLGMGLYITKEIIERHGGSISVESILGKGSVFSFVLPRQSCNQ; this comes from the coding sequence ATGAATGAATCGATGCCTTTATGGGTTGCGGAAGAGCGGCAGGCGCTATTGGCTGCAATAGTTGATTATTCAGAAGATGCTATTATTAGCAAAACCCTTGATGGTACAATAACCAGTTGGAACCTCGCTGCAACTGTTCTTTTCGGATACCATGAATCGGAGGCAGTAGGACAGCATATTTCATTGATCATTCCGGCGGATCGTCTTCACGAAGAAAATTTTATTATTAGTGAAATCAGCAATGGAAGGCGAATTCAGCATTTTCAAACGATCCGAAAAGCCAAGTCAGGGCAGGAAATTCCTTTGTCACTGGCCATTTCACCTATTAAAAACAGTCAGGGTATCATAATCGGCGCTTCAAAAATAGCCCGTGATATCAGCCGCCAGAAAGAAGCCGCTGAAAAGCAGGGAATGCTGGCTGCTATCGTAAACAATTCTGATGACGCCATTGTAAGTAAAACACTTGATGGCATCATCACCAGCTGGAACAACGCAGCAGCCCGCATGTTTGGTTATACAGAGACCGAAGCGATAGGCCGGCATATTTCTCTTATTATTCCTCATGAGCGTCTTGCCGAAGAAGATTACATTATCGGTGAAATTAAAAAAGGCCATAGCGTTTCTCATTTCGAAACCATCAGGGTTACTAAGAACGGTGATTTTATTCCCATTTCTCTTACGGTTTCACCTATCCTGAACGAGAGCAAAACAATTATCGGCGCTTCTAAAATAGCCAGGGACATATCTGAAAAAGTGGCGGCTCATAAAGAGTTAGAGCACTTATATCAACAGGTAAAAACCCTGAGCGATAGAAAGGACGAATTCATAGCCATGACGACGCACGAGCTGAAAACACCGGTAACTTCTTTGAAAGGCTTCCTGCAACTACTTCAGATCCATACCGGGGCCGACGGTAAGGGCAGACTTTTCGTAGAGCGCAGCATAAGGCAGGTAGAGAAGCTGGCAATGCTTATCAACGACCTGGTAGACTTTTCTAAATTACAGGCAGGGAAATTGGGCATGCATTTTGAGTCCTTCGATATTAAAGTGCTGGTAGAAGATTGTCTGGAATTATATGCAACCAATAGTAGCCATCCCTTTAGGTTCAACTATAGCGGATCACTTGAAGTGCAGGCAGATCGTCTGAGAATTGAGCAGGTGATAGATAATCTGGTTAGTAATGCTGTTAAGTATTCACCACAGGGAGGAAGCATCGATATAACGGTGGAAGGAAAAACAGACGCAGTAGAAGTAAAGATAAAAGATGAAGGCATCGGGATTGATGATGCGGTAAAGGGCAAGCTGTTCAGCCAGTTTTTTAGGGCAGTAGACCCGGGTTATAGTATACCGGGCTTAGGAATGGGTTTATATATTACCAAAGAAATTATAGAGCGTCATGGAGGTTCTATAAGCGTGGAAAGCATACTGGGAAAGGGTTCCGTTTTCAGCTTTGTGCTACCCAGGCAATCCTGCAACCAATAA